The following proteins are co-located in the Trichormus variabilis 0441 genome:
- the lspA gene encoding signal peptidase II, with product MRFKNRLFWIAAFIAFFVDQLTKYWVVQTFSLGETLPILPGIFHFTYVTNTGAAFSLFSGKVEWLRWLSLGVSLLLIGLALLGPVLERWDQLGYGLILGGAMGNGIDRFALGYVVDFLDFRLINFAVFNMADSFISIGIVCLLLASLQKSPDSHHRSR from the coding sequence ATGCGTTTCAAAAATCGCCTTTTCTGGATAGCTGCCTTTATTGCTTTCTTTGTAGACCAACTGACCAAATATTGGGTCGTGCAAACCTTTAGCTTAGGAGAGACACTACCAATCTTACCGGGAATATTTCACTTTACTTACGTCACAAATACTGGTGCAGCTTTTAGTTTGTTTAGTGGAAAAGTAGAATGGCTGCGCTGGTTATCTTTGGGAGTAAGTTTATTATTAATAGGGTTGGCATTGTTAGGCCCAGTTTTAGAACGTTGGGATCAACTCGGTTATGGCTTGATTCTGGGCGGCGCTATGGGTAACGGGATTGATCGGTTTGCTTTAGGTTATGTAGTTGATTTTCTAGATTTTCGCTTAATTAATTTTGCCGTGTTTAATATGGCAGATTCATTTATTAGTATCGGTATTGTTTGCCTGCTACTAGCCTCATTACAGAAATCACCTGATTCTCATCACAGGTCTAGATAG
- a CDS encoding biotin transporter BioY, whose product MIAASNQLLWSMIGLLLTMGGTFLEAYGITLPWNWSQTGIQTFSLGVSYQVGAVLLVGCLGGKNAGALSQIAYLVMGLTLHPVFSDGGGNIGYVKASQFGYLLGFIPGAWICGFFAFQARPKIESLTFSCICGLLSVHLCGIAYLMIRSFFHWQGTDTIPLMQSILVYSWWVIPGQLAVVCAVSVVAYVLRHLMFY is encoded by the coding sequence ATGATTGCCGCCTCAAATCAACTACTTTGGTCTATGATTGGCTTACTCCTAACAATGGGAGGTACTTTCTTAGAAGCTTATGGTATTACCTTACCTTGGAATTGGAGTCAGACAGGAATCCAAACCTTTTCATTAGGTGTCAGCTATCAAGTTGGTGCGGTACTTTTAGTAGGTTGTTTAGGGGGTAAAAATGCTGGTGCGCTCTCACAAATTGCTTATTTAGTTATGGGTTTGACTTTGCACCCTGTCTTTTCTGATGGTGGCGGTAATATCGGTTATGTGAAAGCATCACAGTTTGGTTATTTGCTAGGCTTCATCCCTGGAGCTTGGATTTGTGGATTTTTTGCCTTTCAAGCTAGACCTAAAATAGAGTCTCTCACTTTTAGCTGTATTTGTGGTTTATTAAGCGTACACCTGTGTGGCATTGCTTATCTCATGATTAGGTCTTTTTTTCACTGGCAAGGCACAGACACAATACCCTTAATGCAATCAATCCTTGTCTACTCTTGGTGGGTGATTCCGGGACAATTAGCTGTAGTCTGTGCTGTCTCTGTAGTAGCATATGTGTTGCGACACTTGATGTTTTATTAG